From a single Helicoverpa armigera isolate CAAS_96S chromosome 7, ASM3070526v1, whole genome shotgun sequence genomic region:
- the LOC110372700 gene encoding LOW QUALITY PROTEIN: catalase (The sequence of the model RefSeq protein was modified relative to this genomic sequence to represent the inferred CDS: inserted 1 base in 1 codon): protein MGKLIACVCFFIVLEYVNSYECSNETVDAVSQQLAEFRSRHPRPIGVWTKHNGDPIDIRDTITLNSDVFNNKHHFLLTSHVDRERIPERVVHAKGVGAYGYFEVTHDVSNYIKADVFNDGYRKMNNFPIHAYEVYNNKGDRYYVKFNFRTEIGLFNLTNAQAQAIGTEDPDYYNRDLYNAIAAGDYPSWRLEMDILTKDDLTKINYDPFDLTRQWKRGTYRTVTVGRLVFNRRVDNVFKDVEQAAFNPDNLVPGIVGPPDSLFKARRVFYPDTQHYRLGANHANTRVNAPIYDRNYNRDGKPPVLDNMKDAPNYYPNSFNGPMPYVDEARPTERLFVLQNTAVDLQPMSEFYNEIVESDAHRQRIANNFAASFEGVPSDIEKKGLKLLTLVDPDLGRRVKIALNIAKAKAMKPIGVWTTTTGDPIDIRDTVTLNTDLFNNKQLFRANAHLNRERIPERLVHAKGIGAYGYFEVTNDVSEYTTADVFNGIGKKTPLVGRLSTSIQNIGGSDLSRETKGISIKFYTEQGNLDLLCLNIPIFLYRDPMDILHFAHSFKRNPRTDAFDNNARWDFMISKPEFVHTFLWLNSDFGLPDGYRKMDLFAIHPYELYNKHGERFYVKFNFRTNVGLFNLTDAQAAAISIEDPDYYNTDLYNAIAEKNYPSWRLEMDILTKDQLTHLDYDPFDLTRLWKRGTYHTVTVGKLVFNRLVDNHFKDAELAAYSPDNLVPGILGPADXSFRARKISYPDTQNYRLGGNHDNIRVNAPIYDKTYNRDGIPPVLDNMKDVPNYYANTFNGPIPYVDENRPTDRLFILHRNAVDLQPMAEFYNEIVDTDAHRRRIAGHFAQMLVDVALI from the exons ATGGGCAAACTTATTGCCTGCGTTTGTTTCTTCATAGTTTTAGAATATGTGAATAGTTATGAATGTTCCAATGAAACAGTAGATGCTGTATCGCAACAGTTGGCCGAGTTCAGAAGCAGGCACCCG AGACCAATTGGTGTGTGGACCAAGCATAATGGTGACCCAATAGACATCAGAGATACCATTACCCTGAACTCGGATGTCTTCAACAACAAACATCATTTTCTTCTAACTTCTCACGTCGACAGAGAAAGAATTCCAGAACGAGTGGTACACGCAAAAGGAGTCGGTGCATACGGATATTTTGAAGTTACTCACGATGTATCTAATTATATCAAAGCCGATGTATTCAATG ATGGGTATAGAAAGATGAATAATTTCCCTATCCATGCATATGAGGTTTACAACAATAAGGGAGATAGGTATTATGTAAAATTCAACTTTAGAACTGAAATAGGGTTGTTCAATTTAACCAATGCCCAAGCGCAAGCAATAGGAACTGAAGATCCAGATTATTACAATAGAGATCTGTATAATGCAATTGCAGCGGGTGACTATCCATCTTGGAGATTAGAAATGGACATTTTGACGAAAGATGACTTAACGAAGATTAATTATGATCCATTTGATCTAACACGACAATGGAAGAGGGGAACATACAGAACCGTAACAGTCGGTCGATTAGTTTTCAATCGTCGTGTTGACAATGTATTCAAAGATGTTGAGCAGGCTGCTTTTAATCCAGATAACTTAGTCCCCGGAATTGTAGGTCCACCTGATTCTCTCTTCAAAGCTCGAAGAGTTTTCTACCCTGACACTCAACATTATCGTTTGGGTGCAAACCATGCAAATACAAGAGTCAATGCTCCTATTTATGACAGGAATTATAATCGCGATGGAAAACCACCTGTTTTGGATAATATGAAGGATGCACCGAATTATTATCCTAATTCTTTTAATGGACCTATGCCTTACGTTGATGAGGCTCGACCAACAGAaaggttatttgttttgcaaaataCTGCAGTAGACTTGCAACCCATGTCTGAGTTTTACAATGAAATTGTAGAAAGTGACGCTCATCGACAAAGGATAGCCAATAATTTTGCTGCTTCGTTCGAAGGGGTACCGAGTGATATCGAGAAGAAGGGGCTTAAGTTACTAACATTAGTGGATCCTGATTTAGGCAGACGAGTTAAGATAGCGTTGAATATAGCCAAGGCTAAAGCGATG aaaccaATCGGAGTGTGGACTACAACAACTGGGGATCCAATAGACATTAGAGATACTGTAACTCTAAACACAGacttatttaacaataaacaattatttcgAGCAAATGCTCATCTCAATAGAGAAAGAATTCCAGAACGACTTGTTCATGCTAAAGGCATTGGAGCTTATGGATACTTCGAGGTTACAAACGATGTTTCAGAATACACTACTGCGGATGTATTCAATGGAATTGGGAAGAAAACACCCCTTGTCGGAAGATTGTCTACATCTATACAAAATATTGGTGGAAGCGATTTGTCCAGAGAAACGAAAGGGATATCTATAAAGTTTTACACAGAACAGGGAAACTTAGATTTATTGTGCTTGAATATTCCTATATTCCTTTACAGAGATCCAATGGACATCCTACATTTTGCACATTCATTTAAAAGGAATCCGCGTACTGATGCTTTTGACAATAATGCCAGGTGGGACTTTATGATATCAAAACCAGAATTTGTTCACACATTTCTCTGGTTGAATTCGGACTTTGGTTTGCCTGATGGATACAGAAAGATGGATCTCTTCGCAATCCATCCTTATGAATTGTACAATAAACATGGTGAACGATTTTATGTCAAATTCAACTTTAGAACGAATGTAGGTCTATTTAACCTGACAGATGCGCAAGCGGCAGCCATAAGCATTGAGGACCCGGACTACTATAACACTGACTTGTACAATGCTATTGCTGAAAAGAATTACCCTTCGTGGAGATTAGAGATGGATATTCTGACGAAAGACCAGTTGACTCATTTAGATTATGATCCATTTGACCTAACAAGGCTTTGGAAGAGAGGCACATATCATACTGTGACAGTAGGGAAACTGGTTTTTAATCGATTAGTTGACAATCATTTCAAGGACGCTGAACTAGCTGCTTACAGTCCAGACAATCTAGTGCCAGGTATTTTGGGACCTGCTG TTAGTTTTAGAGCTAGAAAGATATCGTATCCAGATACGCAAAATTATCGATTGGGAGGAAATCATGATAACATAAGAGTGAACGCTCCTATTTATGATAAGACATATAATAGGGATGGGATACCGCCTGTGTTGGACAACATGAAGGATGTTCCAAACTATTACGCAAACACCTTCAACGGTCCCATTCCTTATGTTGATGAAAATCGACCAACAGACAGATTATTCATTTTGCATAGAAACGCTGTTGATTTACAACCAATGGCTgaattttacaatgaaatagTGGATACTGATGCACACAGACGAAGAATTGCGGGTCATTTTGCTCAAATGTTGGTAGACGTGGCCCTGATATAG
- the LOC110372706 gene encoding peroxisomal catalase 1: MWSIVACLFYVVVNVESIKYANVTYEPAQRQLLDFKRDHPLPIGLWTKNTGDPVEIRDTITINSDQFNNQLLLDTMLTFDGERIPERVVHAKGTGAFGYFEVTNDVSKYTYADVFNGIGKKTPLVVRLSSALQSVGGSDLARELRGMSIKFYTREGNLDLLCLSTPVYLYRDPMFFLTLVHAFKRNPQTNLFDFTSQWDLATQRPVISHNFFWTLADYGIPNGYRRMDAFPIHTYEIANKHGERHYVRFNFRTEQGVSAISSAQAAVLQGQDPDLFNRDLYNAIDQGNFPAWKLEMDVLTPHDIQTIDYDPFDVTRLWKNGTYFTVQIGRLVLNKNIENHFRDVEQGAYNPAALVPGIPGPPDFLFRGRRMFYRDTQNHRLGRNHNKIFINMPLYAKTYIRDGTPPTRLNMKNAPNYWPNSFNGPIPYVDEKRPREKLQVLESNAIDLEPLSNFYNYILEDEGHRQRFINNVVLSLVPVTPPVVQRALKLLHLIDRDLGNRVTVGLEVALAQAAAEQAAAQATAAPNVPIRNVPTADAPPKQPVSKDVIRLL, from the exons ATGTGGTCGATCGTTGCGTGTTTGTTTTATGTGGTAGTCAATGTGGAAAGTATCAAATATGCAAATGTCACGTACGAACCGGCGCAGAGGCAGCTATTGGACTTCAAGCGGGACCATCCG ttaccAATAGGACTATGGACCAAAAATACTGGAGATCCAGTTGAAATTCGGGACACCATAACAATAAACTCCGATCAATTTAACAATCAGTTGCTTCTCGACACTATGTTGACCTTCGATGGAGAGAGAATACCTGAGAGAGTTGTCCATGCCAAGGGTACTGGCGCCTTCGGATATTTCGAAGTAACGAACGATGTCTCCAAATACACTTACGCTGATGTGTTTAACGGGATAGGCAAGAAAACGCCTTTAGTAGTTAGGTTATCATCAGCTTTGCAAAGCGTAGGAGGCTCTGACCTTGCCAGAGAGCTGAGAGGTATGTCGATTAAATTCTACACAAGGGAAGGCAATTTAGATTTACTGTGTTTATCAACACCAGTCTACTTATACAGAGATCCTATGTTCTTCTTGACCCTAGTGCATGCATTCAAGAGAAACCCACAGACAAACTTATTTGATTTCACAAGCCAGTGGGACTTAGCAACTCAAAGACCTGTTATCAGTCACAACTTCTTCTGGACACTGGCTGATTATGGTATTCCTAATGGGTACAGAAGAATGGATGCCTTCCCCATACATACTTATGAAATAGCTAATAAGCATGGGGAGAGACACTATGTCAGGTTTAACTTTAGAACTGAGCAGGGAGTCTCGGCAATTTCATCTGCTCAAGCAGCTGTCTTACAAGGTCAAGATCCAGATTTATTCAATCGGGATTTGTACAACGCTATTGACCAGGGTAACTTCCCTGCATGGAAATTGGAGATGGACGTGTTGACACCACATGACATTCAAACTATCGACTACGATCCTTTCGATGTTACAAGACTATGGAAGAATGGCACATACTTCACCGTGCAAATTGGACGTTTAGTGTTGAACAAGAACATTGAAAATCATTTCAGGGATGTCGAACAAGGAGCATACAACCCTGCAGCCTTGGTGCCTGGTATTCCTGGACCACCTGACTTTTTGTTCAGAGGCAGAAGGATGTTCTATAGGGACACACAAAATCATCGTTTGGGAAgaaatcacaataaaattttcattaatatgCCCTTGTACGCCAAGACATACATTCGCGACGGAACACCTCCTACAAGGCTGAACATGAAGAATGCCCCCAACTATTGGCCTAATTCATTCAATGGTCCTATACCCTATGTAGACGAGAAGAGACCGAGGGAGAAGTTACAAGTATTGGAAAGTAACGCTATTGATTTAGAACCCTTGTCTAACTTCTACAATTACATTCTAGAAGATGAGGGACACAGACAACGATTTATTAATAACGTAGTTTTATCTCTTGTGCCAGTCACTCCGCCGGTGGTGCAGAGAGCTCTAAAGCTCCTGCATCTTATTGACCGTGACTTGGGTAACCGAGTCACTGTTGGTTTAGAAGTAGCGTTAGCACAGGCTGCTGCTGAGCAGGCTGCAGCTCAAGCCACTGCTGCACCAAATGTACCCATCAGAAATGTGCCGACAGCTGATGCACCTCCTAAACAGCCAGTATCAAAAGATGTAATCCGTCTTctctaa
- the LOC110372714 gene encoding peroxisomal catalase 1, whose protein sequence is MKAIVACLFSVILNVESVIYQNVTYEPVQRQLLDFKRDHPLPIGLWTKNTGDPVEIRDTITINSDQFNNQLLLDTMLTFDGERIPERVVHAKGTGAFGYFEVTNDVSKYTYADVFNGIGKKTPLVVRFSNAAQSLGGTDVSKELRGMSIKFYTREGNLDLLCLQTPVYLYRDPLFFWSLVRAFKRNPQTNILVDYTSRWDLVMLKPALAHTFFWTLSDYGLPNGYRRMDAFPIHTYEIANKHGERHYVRFNFRTEQGFSALTNEQAQVIQGQDPDYFNRDLYNAIEQGNFPAWRLEMDMMTPEDIQKVDFDPFDVTRLWKNGTYSTVQIGRLVLNRNVENQFRDVEQGAFNPAALVPGIPGPADFLFRGRRMFYRDTQNHRLGRNHNKIFINMPLYAKTYIRDGTPPTRLNMKNAPNYWPNSFNGPIPYVDEKRPREKLLVLESNAVDLQPLNYFYNHILEDEAHRQRFIQTIVATLGSVTPPVLQRVLKFLYLVDQDLGSRVSLGLEVALAQAAAEQAAAQATPPPNVPKRNVPTADPAPEKYQAKHVHSEH, encoded by the exons ATGAAAGCGATCGTGGCGTGTTTATTTTCCGTGATACTGAATGTGGAAAGTGTGATCTACCAAAATGTGACGTACGAGCCTGTGCAGAGGCAGCTGTTGGACTTTAAACGGGATCATCCG TTACCGATAGGATTATGGACGAAAAATACTGGAGATCCAGTCGAGATAAGAGACACCATAACGATAAACTCTGATCAATTCAACAATCAGTTGCTTCTCGATACAATGTTGACCTTTGATGGAGAGAGAATACCTGAGAGAGTTGTCCACGCTAAGGGTACTGGCGCCTTCGGGTATTTTGAAGTCACAAATGATGTCTCCAAATACACTTACGCCGATGTGTTCAATGGGATCGGCAAGAAAACGCCATTGGTAGTTAGATTCTCAAATGCAGCTCAAAGTCTTGGCGGGACTGACGTCAGCAAAGAATTAAGGGGCATGTCTATAAAATTCTACACCAGGGAAGGAAATCTAGATCTCTTATGCTTACAGACTCCTGTCTACTTATATCGAGACCCTCTGTTCTTCTGGTCTTTAGTCCGCGCTTTTAAAAGAAATCCGCAAACCAACATATTGGTAGACTACACGAGTCGCTGGGATTTAGTCATGTTAAAACCAGCTCTTGCCCATACCTTCTTTTGGACATTATCTGATTATGGTCTCCCCAACGGGTATAGAAGAATGGATGCTTTCCCAATTCATACCTACGAAATTGCTAATAAGCATGGGGAAAGACACTATGTCAGATTCAACTTTAGAACGGAACAAGGGTTTTCAGCATTGACTAATGAACAAGCACAAGTAATACAAGGTCAAGATCCAGATTACTTCAATAGAGATTTGTACAATGCAATTGAACAGGGTAACTTCCCTGCTTGGAGATTAGAGATGGATATGATGACACCagaagatatacaaaaagttgaCTTCGATCCATTTGACGTTACTAGACTGTGGAAGAATGGCACATACTCCACAGTCCAGATTGGACGATTAGTATTAAACAGAAACGTTGAAAATCAATTTAGAGATGTTGAACAGGGAGCATTTAACCCTGCAGCCTTGGTCCCTGGTATCCCTGGACCAGCTGACTTTTTGTTCAGAGGCAGGAGAATGTTCTACAGAGATACTCAAAATCATCGTTTAGGaagaaatcataataaaattttcattaatatgCCATTGTACGCCAAGACATACATTCGCGACGGAACACCTCCTACTAGGCTGAATATGAAGAATGCTCCCAATTATTGGCCTAATTCGTTCAACGGTCCCATACCTTACGTAGACGAGAAGAGACCTCGAGAGAAACTTCTTGTACTGGAAAGTAATGCTGTTGATTTACAGCCtcttaattatttctataatcATATTCTTGAGGATGAAGCCCATAGGCAGAGATTCATCCAAACTATCGTTGCAACTCTTGGATCCGTTACTCCGCCGGTGTTGCAAAGGGTTCTAAAATTCCTGTATCTTGTTGATCAGGATTTGGGTAGTCGAGTCAGCCTTGGTTTAGAAGTAGCTTTGGCCCAGGCTGCGGCTGAGCAGGCTGCAGCTCAAGCGACTCCTCCACCAAATGTACCAAAAAGGAATGTGCCAACCGCTGATCCTGCTCCTGAGAAATATCAAGCAAAACATGTACACAGCGAACATtag